The following coding sequences lie in one Porphyromonas asaccharolytica DSM 20707 genomic window:
- a CDS encoding chromate transporter, with translation MLWRLFITFVRIGGFTFGGGYAMLSLIQHDVVEKNHWMTNEEFIDLFAVSQSLPGVFAVNMSIFIGYRLKGYIGAVTCAIGATLPSFIIILLLAMFYQEVNDNVWVQRVMYGIRPAVVAMIAIPVITTWRAMKGTWRIVWIPILSALLVWLMGVSPVWIILGSALGGIIYSVMRRD, from the coding sequence ATGCTTTGGAGACTCTTCATCACTTTCGTTCGCATCGGGGGCTTTACCTTCGGTGGGGGCTATGCTATGCTTTCGCTCATACAGCATGACGTCGTGGAGAAGAACCACTGGATGACCAACGAAGAGTTCATCGACCTCTTTGCCGTGTCGCAATCGCTGCCAGGGGTCTTTGCGGTCAATATGTCCATCTTCATAGGCTATCGGTTGAAGGGCTATATCGGAGCGGTGACTTGTGCTATTGGTGCGACCTTGCCCTCCTTTATCATCATCTTGCTCTTGGCGATGTTTTACCAAGAGGTCAACGACAATGTCTGGGTACAGCGGGTCATGTACGGCATACGCCCTGCAGTCGTGGCGATGATTGCGATCCCCGTCATCACCACCTGGCGCGCGATGAAAGGCACCTGGCGCATCGTCTGGATACCGATCCTATCGGCTCTGCTGGTGTGGCTCATGGGCGTCTCACCCGTCTGGATCATCCTCGGCTCTGCCCTCGGAGGGATCATCTATAGTGTTATGAGAAGGGATTAG
- a CDS encoding chromate transporter translates to MIYLQLFWVYIQIGLFGFGGGYAMLSLIQNEVVYKYGWLTNQQFTDIVAVSQVTPGPIGINSATYIGYTVTGGNILGSLLATTAVMLPSFVLCLIISRSFQAFRSNRYVDAAFLGIRPASVGLIAAAALMLMIQPGLWTLLTLPAGTPITVDNIIVTENFIDYRSFIIFAVTGLLLYKKWVHPILLIVLAGIAGVLLYSL, encoded by the coding sequence ATGATATACTTACAGCTCTTTTGGGTCTACATTCAGATCGGTCTCTTCGGCTTCGGGGGAGGCTATGCGATGCTCTCGCTAATTCAAAACGAAGTGGTCTACAAGTATGGCTGGCTCACCAACCAGCAGTTCACCGACATCGTAGCTGTGAGCCAAGTGACCCCAGGCCCTATCGGGATCAACAGTGCCACCTATATAGGTTACACCGTCACGGGTGGCAATATCCTTGGTTCGCTCCTAGCGACGACCGCCGTGATGCTCCCTTCCTTCGTACTCTGTCTCATCATCTCCCGAAGTTTTCAAGCTTTTAGAAGCAATCGCTACGTCGATGCTGCTTTCCTCGGCATACGCCCCGCCAGTGTTGGGCTCATAGCGGCCGCTGCGCTGATGCTCATGATACAGCCTGGGCTCTGGACGCTCCTCACGCTCCCCGCTGGCACGCCGATCACCGTGGATAATATCATCGTCACGGAGAACTTCATCGACTACCGAAGCTTCATCATCTTTGCCGTGACGGGACTCCTCCTATACAAGAAGTGGGTTCATCCCATCCTGCTCATTGTCCTGGCGGGCATAGCTGGTGTTTTGCTCTACTCTCTATGA
- the mtaB gene encoding tRNA (N(6)-L-threonylcarbamoyladenosine(37)-C(2))-methylthiotransferase MtaB, whose product MMITPRLHPLVGKRAAFYTLGCRLNYAETSTIARQLATVGVERISDEHHHTTEVVPDICIVNSCSVTDTADKKCRSLINRLHREYPEALIVVTGCYAQLQGEQIAQMPGVDLVVGSGRKSEIVSLLTELYQKRNQERTQPQVATPHVTARRELQHFEPSVSSDDRTRHFLKVQDGCNYYCTYCTIPAARGISRNGSIASLVAQAERVAELGGKEIILTGVNIGDFGRTTGETLLELLHQLTQVAGIARYRIGSIEPELLTPEIIQFVAETAQFMPHFHIPLQSGSDQVLRLMRRHYDTALFAERLKLIYELIPDAFVGIDVIAGMRGELSEHHAETLAFLKEQPWSQLHVFPYSERKGTKALEIKPAVPAAEKKLRTQELLALSSERHNAFCAPFTGSVRPVLWEETRHGEMMEGFTDNYIRVAQPYNPELVGAITPARLAHWSVRRQTFSTKP is encoded by the coding sequence ATGATGATCACCCCTCGACTACATCCCCTCGTTGGCAAGCGAGCTGCTTTCTACACTTTAGGCTGTCGGCTCAACTATGCCGAGACCTCAACTATCGCACGGCAGCTAGCTACCGTGGGCGTGGAGCGCATCTCTGACGAGCATCACCACACGACGGAGGTGGTACCCGACATTTGCATCGTCAACAGTTGCTCGGTGACCGACACAGCGGACAAGAAGTGCCGCAGTCTCATCAATCGTCTGCATCGTGAGTACCCAGAGGCACTCATCGTCGTGACTGGCTGCTACGCACAGCTGCAAGGCGAGCAGATCGCACAGATGCCTGGCGTAGACCTCGTCGTCGGGTCGGGGCGCAAGAGCGAGATCGTATCGCTCCTTACCGAGCTTTACCAAAAGCGCAACCAAGAGCGCACCCAGCCCCAAGTCGCCACACCCCACGTTACCGCCCGCCGAGAGCTACAACACTTCGAGCCGAGCGTCTCTTCAGACGATCGCACGCGCCACTTCCTCAAGGTCCAAGACGGCTGCAACTACTACTGCACCTACTGCACCATACCTGCGGCTCGAGGCATCAGCCGCAACGGCTCTATCGCCTCACTGGTGGCGCAGGCAGAGCGTGTCGCTGAGCTAGGTGGCAAAGAAATCATCCTGACAGGTGTCAATATCGGAGACTTCGGGCGCACCACAGGCGAGACGCTCCTAGAGCTTCTTCACCAGCTGACACAGGTCGCAGGCATCGCACGCTACCGCATCGGCTCCATCGAGCCAGAGCTACTGACCCCAGAGATCATCCAGTTCGTCGCTGAGACAGCGCAGTTCATGCCACACTTCCACATCCCCCTCCAGTCAGGCTCCGACCAGGTGCTGCGCTTGATGCGGCGGCACTACGACACGGCACTCTTTGCCGAGCGACTCAAGCTCATCTACGAGCTGATCCCCGATGCTTTCGTCGGTATCGATGTCATTGCGGGTATGCGAGGCGAATTGTCCGAGCATCACGCTGAGACGCTGGCTTTCCTCAAAGAGCAACCGTGGAGCCAGCTGCACGTCTTCCCCTATAGCGAGCGCAAAGGCACCAAAGCTCTTGAGATCAAGCCCGCTGTGCCCGCAGCCGAAAAGAAACTTCGCACGCAGGAGCTCCTCGCTCTCTCCAGCGAGCGGCACAACGCTTTCTGCGCCCCCTTCACTGGCTCCGTCCGTCCCGTTCTCTGGGAGGAGACACGCCACGGCGAGATGATGGAGGGCTTCACCGACAACTATATACGTGTCGCCCAGCCGTACAATCCTGAGCTCGTCGGAGCCATCACCCCCGCACGGTTAGCGCACTGGAGCGTGCGGCGACAAACCTTCAGCACCAAGCCATAA
- a CDS encoding glycosyltransferase family 2 protein has protein sequence MNRPDLAIVVLNWNGRKLLEEYIPPLVAHTPPEVADLVVIDNGSTDDSLAYLQEAFPQVKLVRLSENYGFAGGYNQGLRQLDYPYYCLLNSDVRVSPHWCGRPLALLREGCVAVQPKLRSDRQTEAFEYAGAAGGELDRWGYPFCRGRLFDTVELDHGQYDDECEILWATGACYFVSAEAFWRVEGFDESFFAHMEEIDLSWRLWLSGGRILYTPDSVVYHLGGATLEMGSPRKSYLNFRNNLRMLYKNLPTRHARRRILLCRMPLDLLAALTYLVKKQPRHATAVLRAVRDFYRTRRQLALSTDQPWFQGTATPPIAHYSLLWQYHLRRRRTYDQLPL, from the coding sequence ATGAACCGTCCCGACCTAGCCATCGTCGTCCTTAACTGGAATGGGCGCAAGCTCCTCGAGGAGTACATCCCGCCCCTTGTGGCGCACACACCGCCCGAAGTGGCTGACCTCGTGGTCATAGACAATGGCTCGACAGACGACTCACTCGCTTACCTGCAGGAGGCTTTCCCGCAAGTCAAGCTCGTTCGTCTATCTGAGAACTACGGCTTCGCAGGGGGCTACAACCAAGGGCTTCGTCAGCTCGACTACCCTTATTATTGTCTCCTCAATAGCGACGTACGTGTCTCGCCCCACTGGTGCGGCCGGCCACTAGCCTTGCTGAGGGAGGGCTGCGTTGCCGTACAACCTAAGCTGCGCAGTGACCGCCAGACCGAAGCTTTTGAGTACGCTGGCGCTGCTGGTGGTGAGCTAGATCGCTGGGGCTATCCCTTCTGTCGGGGGCGTCTTTTCGACACCGTCGAGCTAGATCACGGACAGTATGACGATGAGTGCGAGATCCTCTGGGCGACAGGCGCCTGCTACTTCGTCAGTGCCGAGGCGTTCTGGAGAGTAGAGGGCTTCGACGAGAGCTTCTTCGCTCACATGGAGGAGATTGATCTCTCGTGGCGGCTCTGGCTCTCGGGCGGTCGTATCCTCTACACTCCCGACAGCGTCGTCTACCATCTCGGAGGAGCTACGCTCGAGATGGGCAGCCCGAGGAAGAGCTACCTCAACTTTCGCAACAACCTCCGCATGCTCTACAAGAACCTCCCCACACGGCATGCCCGCAGGCGCATCCTCCTCTGTCGTATGCCGCTAGACCTGCTCGCTGCCCTCACCTACCTCGTCAAGAAGCAGCCACGACACGCCACAGCCGTGCTACGAGCCGTGCGAGACTTCTACCGCACCCGTCGCCAGCTCGCTCTCTCCACCGACCAGCCCTGGTTCCAGGGCACAGCGACCCCGCCCATAGCGCATTACTCGCTCCTCTGGCAGTACCACCTTCGTCGTCGGCGCACCTACGACCAGCTCCCCTTGTGA